In Longimicrobiaceae bacterium, a genomic segment contains:
- a CDS encoding GntG family PLP-dependent aldolase gives MPSSLPIVDLRSDTVTRPSPEMRRAIAEAEVGDAVLGDDPTVNELEAFAAELLGKERALFFPSGVMANQTALLVQAAPGTEAVIDAEGHVLNWEEGGAAALGGIQLRAVPTEDGLLTPEAVAAAIRPRSPYVVQTSLVCLENTHNSAGGRVLPLRQMEAVAAVARERGVHVHLDGARLPNAAVASGHSLKELAAPADTVMVALSKGLGAPVGSVLAGTEEAMERAWRVRRRLGGGMRQAGLLAAAALYGLRHNFGRLAEDHRRARELAAHAARVPGLAADAPETNIVMVRVEDERLDPAALLAAMERRGVRLTQFGPARLRAVTHLDVDDAGIRRAGEALEEAADELSSSSANA, from the coding sequence ATGCCATCGTCCCTTCCCATCGTAGACCTCCGATCCGACACCGTCACGCGCCCCTCGCCGGAGATGCGCCGCGCCATCGCCGAAGCCGAGGTGGGCGACGCTGTCCTGGGCGACGACCCCACCGTGAACGAGCTGGAGGCGTTCGCCGCGGAGCTGCTGGGGAAGGAGCGCGCGCTCTTCTTCCCCAGCGGGGTCATGGCGAACCAGACCGCGCTCCTGGTGCAGGCCGCGCCCGGCACGGAGGCGGTGATCGACGCCGAGGGGCACGTCCTCAACTGGGAGGAGGGGGGAGCCGCCGCGCTGGGCGGGATCCAGCTCCGGGCCGTTCCCACCGAGGACGGTCTGCTCACTCCCGAGGCCGTCGCGGCGGCGATCCGCCCCCGCTCGCCCTACGTGGTGCAGACGTCGCTGGTCTGCCTGGAGAACACGCACAACAGCGCGGGCGGGCGCGTCCTCCCGCTGCGGCAGATGGAGGCGGTGGCGGCGGTCGCGCGGGAGCGCGGCGTCCACGTGCACCTGGACGGCGCGCGCCTCCCCAACGCGGCGGTCGCGAGCGGCCATTCGCTCAAGGAGCTGGCCGCACCTGCCGATACCGTGATGGTGGCGCTCTCCAAGGGGCTCGGCGCCCCGGTGGGGTCGGTGCTGGCGGGGACGGAGGAAGCGATGGAGCGGGCCTGGCGCGTCCGGCGGCGCCTGGGCGGGGGGATGCGGCAGGCGGGGCTGCTCGCGGCGGCGGCGCTGTACGGGCTGCGCCACAACTTCGGACGGCTGGCGGAGGACCACCGCCGCGCGCGGGAGCTGGCGGCGCACGCCGCGCGGGTCCCCGGGCTCGCGGCCGACGCGCCAGAGACGAACATCGTAATGGTCCGGGTGGAAGACGAGCGGCTCGACCCGGCGGCGCTCCTCGCCGCGATGGAGCGGCGCGGGGTGCGGCTCACCCAGTTCGGCCCGGCCCGGCTGCGCGCGGTCACCCACCTGGACGTGGACGACGCCGGGATCCGGCGCGCGGGAGAAGCGCTGGAGGAAGCTGCCGACGAGCTGTCCAGTAGTAGCGCAAATGCTTGA
- the recA gene encoding recombinase RecA, producing the protein MATVEISDAKQKALSVAIGQIEKAYGKGSIMRMGINGPKVQVPAIPTGAINLDAAIGIGGIPRGRITEIYGPESSGKTTLCLHVIANVQKTGGVAAFVDAEHALDIEYARKLGVDVDNLLVSQPDTGEQALEIAEVLVRSSAVDVVVVDSVAALVPRAEIEGEMGDSHVGLQARLMSQALRKLTGAINRSMTSVIFTNQIREKIGVMFGSPETTTGGRALKFYASLRMDIRRIGSIKDKDVLVGNKTRVKVVKNKVAPPFKQADFDIMFNVGIDHYGIIVDLGVESEVITKSGAWFSYGDVRLGQGRENTKAFLQDNPELAAEIESRVKDVLGMRGISASADGDAAAADD; encoded by the coding sequence ATGGCAACAGTCGAGATCAGCGACGCCAAGCAGAAGGCGCTCAGTGTCGCCATCGGGCAGATCGAGAAGGCCTACGGGAAGGGCTCGATCATGCGGATGGGCATCAACGGCCCCAAGGTGCAGGTCCCCGCGATCCCGACTGGGGCGATCAACCTGGACGCGGCCATCGGCATCGGCGGGATCCCGCGCGGGCGCATTACGGAGATCTACGGGCCGGAGTCTTCGGGCAAGACGACGCTCTGTCTCCACGTGATCGCCAACGTCCAGAAGACCGGCGGCGTCGCGGCCTTCGTGGACGCGGAGCACGCGCTCGACATCGAGTACGCCCGCAAGCTGGGCGTCGACGTGGACAACCTCCTCGTCTCCCAGCCGGACACCGGCGAGCAGGCCCTGGAGATCGCCGAGGTGCTGGTGCGCTCCAGCGCCGTGGACGTGGTGGTGGTGGACTCGGTGGCGGCGCTGGTCCCCCGCGCCGAGATCGAGGGCGAGATGGGCGACAGCCACGTCGGCCTGCAGGCGCGGCTCATGAGCCAGGCGCTCCGCAAGCTGACCGGCGCCATCAACCGCTCGATGACCAGCGTGATCTTCACCAACCAGATCCGCGAGAAGATCGGCGTGATGTTCGGCTCGCCGGAGACCACGACCGGCGGCCGCGCGCTCAAGTTCTACGCGTCGCTCCGCATGGACATCCGGCGGATCGGCTCCATCAAGGACAAGGACGTCCTGGTGGGGAACAAGACCCGCGTGAAGGTGGTCAAGAACAAGGTGGCGCCGCCCTTCAAGCAGGCGGACTTCGACATCATGTTCAACGTGGGGATCGACCACTACGGGATCATCGTCGACCTGGGCGTGGAGTCCGAGGTCATCACCAAGTCCGGCGCCTGGTTCTCCTACGGGGACGTGCGCCTGGGGCAGGGGCGCGAGAACACCAAGGCGTTCCTGCAGGACAACCCCGAGCTGGCCGCGGAGATCGAGTCCAGGGTCAAGGACGTCCTGGGGATGCGGGGGATCTCGGCCTCCGCCGACGGCGACGCCGCCGCCGCGGACGACTGA